One window of the Bos indicus x Bos taurus breed Angus x Brahman F1 hybrid chromosome 8, Bos_hybrid_MaternalHap_v2.0, whole genome shotgun sequence genome contains the following:
- the SLC25A37 gene encoding mitoferrin-1 isoform X3, with protein sequence MATLLHDAVMNPAEVVKQRMQMYNSPHRSALSCIRTVWGTEGLGAFYRSYTTQLTMNIPFQSIHFITYEFLQEQINPYRGYNPQSHIISGGLAGALAAAATTPLDVCKTLLNTQENMALSLANISGRLSGMANAFRTVYQLNGLPGYFKGVQARVIYQMPSTAISWSVYEFFKYFLTKHKLENRTPY encoded by the coding sequence TCGTGAAGCAACGCATGCAGATGTACAACTCGCCGCACCGGTCGGCCCTCAGCTGCATCCGGACAGTGTGGGGGACGGAGGGCTTAGGGGCCTTCTATCGGAGTTACACCACGCAGCTGACCATGAACATTCCCTTCCAGTCCATCCACTTCATCACCTACGAGTTCCTGCAGGAGCAGATCAACCCCTACCGGGGCTACAACCCTCAGTCCCACATCATCTCAGGCGGGCTGGCCGGGGCCCtggccgccgccgccaccacccCCCTGGACGTCTGTAAGACCCTCCTCAACACTCAGGAGAACATGGCCCTCAGCCTGGCCAACATCAGCGGCCGGCTGTCGGGCATGGCCAATGCCTTCCGGACGGTGTACCAGCTCAACGGCCTGCCCGGGTACTTCAAAGGTGTGCAGGCCCGGGTCATCTACCAGATGCCATCCACCGCTATCTCCTGGTCTGTCTATGAGTTCTTCAAGTACTTCCTCACCAAACACAAGCTGGAGAATCGAACTCCCTACTAA